The stretch of DNA ataatatattactatattataacatataaataaaatatttatatattatataaatatgttatatatgttatatataaatgctatatgatatattgtataacatatataatataaaattatatatcatataatagatcatacatgatatataatatacattatatatcatatcatacatgatatataataattatatttaatatataatgtgtatttttataataattacatataatacatatatttatatatattttatatatttatatatatatatactgtctgtgtcttcattttgtttttttaaaaggacactcATAATTGGATTTAgggccacccagataatccaggatgagcttatcttaatataatataatatattatattatattatatattatatatgtattataatataataaatatataaatatttatatataatatataatatatgaataggttatatattatataaataaattatgacatatatcatataaatatttatgtagaatatattataatatactgttattataattatatttatatataaatatataaatgtatttctatataatatataagtatattatataatagaatatagtataatatataagtatattatataatagaatatagtataatatataacatctataatatataagtatacttatataatatatattatataatatgtttatataagatatatgcatattatgtttattatatgatatatgcatattatataatatgtttattatatgatatatgcatattatataatatgtttattatatgatatatgcatattatataatatgtttattatatgatatatgcatattatataatatgtttattatatgatatatgcatattatataatatgtttattatatgatatatgcatattatataatgtgtttattatatgatatataaatatatttatatgttaagatgttatattatgtatattatagatatattataatttataaatgtatattataataattttataaacttataaatatatattttatatatataaagtttggaAATCAGGGCTTTATTTAGAATTGGCAAAATTGGCTTGCATTTTTATAGTGAACAGAATCATCATGACACCCATTTTCCTAGCAGGTGACATTTCCCGTTCTGACTATATTCATTTCACTGTAGCTGCTGTAACCAATGTCCACAAACCAGGTGGCTTACACCAATGAACATTTATTCCCTTCCTGTTCTGGTTGTCAGGAGTCTGAAATGCAGGCGTCGCAGGGCCGTGCCCCCTCTGAGGCCTCTAGGGGAGGGTccctccttgcctcttccagcttctggaggctccaggcctTCCTTGGCTTCCTCAATGGCATTAAGCcaatttctgcctctgtcttcatatGAACTTTCCTCTTTTGTCTGTGTCTTcaactcttttgttttttaaaaggacactCATAATTGGATTTGGGGCCCACGAAGATAATCCAGGTTGAGCTCATCTTAaggttctttttaatttttttttaatggagtctcactgtgttgctcagactgggtgcagtggcgtgcgATCTGGGTTCaatgcaacctccgactcccgggttcaagcgattctcctggatcagcctcctgagtagctcatattacaggtgcccgtcaccacacccagctaatttttgtattttcagtagagaccgggtttcaccatgttggccaggctggtctcgaactcctgacctcaggtgatctgcctgcctcagcttcctgaagtactgggattacaggcatgagccaccccgcaaGGCCATCTTAAGGttcttaattacatttgcaaaggctctttttctttttctttctttctttctttctttttttttttttttttttgagacagggtctcactctgttgccgaggttggagtgcagtgacaccatcccATCTCACtacagtctcaaattcctgggctcaagcgatcctcccacctcgacctcctgtgtaggggactacaggaacacaccaccatacccagctaatttttgtatttgtagagacgggagtGTCACTGTATTGTccaagctggtgttgaactcctggcctctagcaatcctcctgctttggtcttccaagtagctgagaccacaggcatgcatgcctggctaatattttctattttttaaaggccAGATCTTgacattttgcccaggctggtcttaaactcttacgctcaagtgttcctccggcctcagcctcctaagtagctggcaacacaggcacacatcacctcacctggctaatgttttgtttcgttttttttttaagataggatctctgtcacccaagctgggtgacacaatcatggctcactgcagccgtgaccttctgggctcaagcaatcctcctgcctcagcctcctgagtagctgggattacaggcacctgccaccatgcctgactaattttttgtatttttagtagagacagggtttcaccatgttggccaggctggtctcaaactcctggccccaggtgatccgtcctccttggcctcccagtgtgctgggattacaggtgtgagccaccgcacttggtttcaaatgcttttttctagTAAGATCACATTTATAGATCCCAGGGTTTAGGATGTGGACATAGATTTCTGCAGATCACCATTTACACACCACACCGACGAGTGCTGTGcagaatgcttaggactctatAGAATTTCACCAAAGTCCCCAAGAGGCTCATGAAGCAGGTATACTTATCATCTCCATCTTCACAATGAACTCAGAGAGGTATAGGgtcttgcccaaggacacacaggaaCAGAGATTTGAACCTAGCTATGTTGGGCCCAAAACTCTGATTCTGTGTGAGACACAAAAGATgcttctgggctgggtgcagtgactcacgccagcactttgggaggctgaggtgggcagatcacttgaggtcaagagtttgagactagcctggccaacatggcaaaactctgtctctactaaaaatacaaaaattaaccagacatggtggtgcatacctgcagtcctagctactcgggaggctgaggcacatgaatagcttgaaccctggagacagaggctgcgatgagccgagatcactccattgcactccagtctgagcgacagagtgagaccctgtgtcaaaaaaaaaaaaaaaaagaaaagaaaaagaaaaaagaggcttcTGGTTTGAGGCCCATCAGTTAagtcaggcaggcaggcagcagaTATTTCCTGAATGCTTGTTCTTCCCCAGGCCAGGCACTGGGGGCACAGGAGAAAAGGGCAGGAGGGTACCTCCCTACAGGAGGTTCCTGGAGAAGAGGCCGAGGGGAAGAGAGTATTATTCACCAGCCCTTTAGAAACAGAGCAATCAGAGGTGACCTCTGCCTCCGGAAGGTTGCCCTTGGCCTGTGACATCCACAGCAGGCaactggggccaggagtttgtgacagAGAAAAGGACAAAGAGATGAAGTTCTAATCCAAAGGGAACGTGTCCAGTAGAAATAACATTTAAACAGCACTTACTTCATGCCGGAGATTGTTGTAAAAATTTGACTCACTCATTAAATCTTTCCCATTTTGCaagtgaggaaaccaaggcacagagagtttaagtgacttggccaaggtcacacagcaggaaagAGGCAGAGGTGGAATTTGAAGCCAAGCTTGCCCCCCTTACCAGAGCCGTTGTTTTTGCTGTGTTTTAAAGTCGAGGTGAAATTGACATTAACATAGCTgtgcctggtggctcatgcctgtagtcctagcactttgggaggccaaaggggaaggatcacttgagctcaggagttccagatcagcctgggcaacatagttaggcctcatctctttaaaaaagaaaagactgggcacagtggtttacaTTTGTAAACCACCTGTttcccacctggctaatttttgtatttttcttagagactgggttttacacCACggtggacaggctggtctcaaactcctgaactcaagtgatctgcccaccttggcctcccaaagtgctgggattacagacgttagccaccgtgcctggcctggttagttttattttatatggatcttatctctctctcttttttttttttttttttttttgagacagagttttgctcttgttgcccaggctggagtgcaatggcgtgatctctgctcactgcgtcctccgactcccaggttcaagagattctcctgcctcagcctcccgagtagctgggattacaggcatctgccaccatgcccagcaaatttttgtatttttagtagagacggggtttcaccatgttggccaggctggtctcaaactcttgacctcaagtgatccgtcctcctcagcctcccaaagtgctgggattacaggcgtgagccaccatgcctggcctcaatttttcttttttttttttagacaaggtttGGCTCCGTTgtacagcctggagtgcagtgatgcaatctcagctcatggcagccttgaacGCTTAGGCaaaagtgatcttcccacctcagcctcctgagtagctgggatcacagacatgtgccaccacacccggctaatttttacattatttgtagaggtggggtttcaccatgttgcccaggctggtctggaactcttgggttcaagcaatcctcctgccttggctgcccaaagttctggaattacaggcgtgagccaccattctcagcctctcaatatatatatttttattttattatgatgatgattattattttttgagacaaagtctcactctgtcgcccacgctggtgcacagtggctcaatctcggctcactgcagactctgcctcctgggttcaagtgagtctcctgcctcagaatcctgagtaactgggattacaggcatgtgccaccatgcccagctaatttttgtactattagtagagatggggtttgaccatgttggccaggctggtctcgaactcctgacctcaagtgactcacccgcctcagctgcccaaagttctaggattacaggcatgagccactgtgcctggccactgccACTAAttttacattatggtgagttgtatgattatttcaatatacaattacagtataataataatagaaataaagtgcacaataaatgtgatgcgcttggccaggcgcggtggctcatgcctgtagtcccagcactttgggaggccgaggtggacggatcacgaggtcaagagatcgagaccaacctggacaacatggtgaaacctcatctctactaaaaatacaaaaattagctgggcgtggtggcatatgcctgtagtcccagccacttggaagctgaggcaggagaatcgcttgaacctgggaggcagaagttgcagtgagccaagattgcgccattgcactccagcctggtgacagagcaagactccgtctcaaaaaaaaaaaaaaaaaaaaagtggatacgcttgaatcatcccgaaaccatccacTTGACactccatccatggaaaaattgtcttccacgaaaccggtTTCTGGCGTCAAAAACGTTGGGATCTGCTGCCTCAGGACACCCTTCTGTGTCTccgtttcctcatttgtaatatGGGAATTATCTTAGTCCTGAATTCATAACCCCATGCTCTTAAAAGTGTGGTTtccgctgggcgcggtggctaacgcctgtaatcccagcactttgggaggtcgaagcgggcggatcatgaggtcaggagacagagaccatcctggctaacacagtgaaaccccatctctactaaaaatacaaaaaattagccgggcgtggtggcaggcgcctgtagtcccagctactcgggaggctgaggcaggagaatggcgtgaacctgggaagtggggagcttgcagtgagccgagatcatgccactgcactccagcctgggcgacagtgcgagactccatctcaaaaaaaaaaagaaagaaactgtggtttctgggctgggcgtggtgctccaggctggagtgcaatgacacaatcttggctcactgcaacctctgcctcctgggttcaagcgattctcctgcctcagccttctcagtagctgggattacaggcacccgccaccatgcccggctaatttttatatttttagtagagacagggtttcatcatgttggccaggctggtctcaaactcctgacctcaggtgatccacccgcctcgacctcccaaagtgctgggattacaggtgtgaaccactgtgtccagccaatcccagcacttcgcgaGTCTGAGGCATTTGGGtcccttgagtccaagagtttgagaccagcccgggcaacattgtgaggtctcatctctacaaaaatacaaaaattagctgagcatggtggtacacacctgtagtcccagctacttaggaggctgaggtgggaggatcacttgaacccagggattcaaggctgcagtgagctatgttgccaccactacaatccagcctgggcaacatagccagaccctgtctctgaaaaaaagaaaaaaaaaaaagtctggtttCTGAACCAGCAGGATCAATGTCACCTGGGAACTGGttggaaatgcagattcttagATATGTTCCATACCTGTTGAGTCAGGAGCTCTGCAGGTAGGACACAAAgatatgtgttttgtttgtttgtttttgagacagagtctcactctgttgcccaggctgaagtgcagtggcgccatctcagctcactgcaacctccacctcccaggttcaagcaattctcctgcctcagcctcccaaggagctggggctacagacatgagccaccacacccggctaattttttgtatttttagtagaggcagggtttcaccatgttggccaggctggtctcaaactccggacctcaggtaatccgcctgccatggcctcccaaagtgctgggattacaggcgtaagccaccgcgcctggcctgatttgTTTTAACAAGCCCACCCAAAGATTCTGAAGCTCACTCACATTTGAGAACCATTACCCTGGGTTGTTGGGAGAATCAAATACATTACAGAGATATAAAATGCTTTGAGCAGCTGAGGgctgtggctcatatctgtaatcccagcactttgggaggctgagacaggtggatcacctgaggccaggagttcgagaccagcctggccaacgtggtgaaaccccatctctactgaaaatacaaaaattagccaggtgtggtggtgggcgcctgtaatcccaactacttgggaggctgaggcgagagaatttcttgaatctgggaggcggaggttgcagtgagccaagattgtgccattgggaCTGTacctctagcctggatgacagagcgagactccagctaaacaaacaaacaaacaaataaacaataaaatgcttacagtactgtgcctggccctgtagcACATACTGCACTGGGCTTTCACTGCTATTATGATCTTCGAAGAGGTCCAGGACCCTAACGTTGTGGGGATCTGGTTGTGTCACCTTGCCCCGCCTTTTGGGATTATGCGTTTCTGGTCTCTGCAGGTTGGAGACCTTCTCGCCTCTCTGTCAGTGATGTTGACAATAAGCTGGGCCACGTCACCCTGTCCCTAGCGAAAGGTTATCACTTCGCTGGGGACATGAGAAAGGTCGGGTTGGGGGGGGGGCCGTCCCTGTCTCCCCTCTGCTGGAGAAGATAAGGGAGGCACTCAGCTTTCTTCAGGCAGAGTGTGGGGGAGCCACGATGTATAAATGGGGGGCCAAGAAGCAGCAGAGACACTGGCCCACTCTCACGTTCAAAGCGTCTCCGTCCAGCATGGCCAGGTacatgctgctgctgctcctggcgGTATGGGTGCTGACCGGGGAGCTGTGGCCGGGAGCCGAGGCCCGGGCAGCGCCTTACGGGGTCAGGCTTTGCGGCCGAGAATTCATCCGAGCAGTCATCTTCACCTGCGGGGGCTCCCGGTGGAGACGATCAGACATCCTGGCCCACGAGGCTATGGGTGAGGCTGGGGAGAGAGTGGATGTAGGAGGGGAACAGGTGGCTGGATGGGTCCCAGGAGCTAAGGACAGAGATAAGAGGAGGTTGCTGGAGGAGGAGGGTCCCTGTCCTGCCACATTCAGCCAGGGACACCTGCCCAGCCTTGAAACAAGGGCTCAGGAGTTAGCAGAGCTGCAGAGCTGGGATGGGGTGTTGCAAGCCATCCATGGGGGCTGGAAGTCTGAGGACAGGTGGGGGCGGGGAGTGCGCCATTTGCAAAGACAACACCGAAGTGTTTTCCAACCCTTTCCAGCAGGTAATGTGAAGGGTGTGGTATACACATAGCTGGCTTTGTCACCTATTGCATGACCTCTCCCCAGCAAGTTGGTTTTTCTCCCGTCTCTgagtgtcttttttttgagatgtggtctcactccattgcccaggcttgaatgcagtggcccaatcactgctcattgcagcctcaaccccccaggctcaagtgatcctcccgcctccgcctccagagtagttgagaccacaggcacctgacaccatgcctggctagttttaaatttttttttttgtagaaacaggggtctcactatgttgcctaggctggtctcgaactcctgggctcaagtgatcctcccacctcggcctccctaagtgctgagattagagtcTCTGAGTGTCTTTATCTCCGAATGGGAGACACAGTTCCTGAATCTTGCAGGATTAAGTGGTATGATTAAATCAAAACAGATTAGGGCAGAGTCTCagcagggcagtggcacaatctgggatCCATCAGGAGAGTCAGAGGGAACAGAAGACCTAGCTTCATGAGGGGCAGGGACCTGGCAAATAGATATTCATGATGGTGAGAAGGAGGATAGGTATGAGCGTGGACCTGGAAGACACACCACTTGGATTCAGACAGTAGCTCTACAATGTAATAGTTGTGTGTTCGTgtgctactattttttttttttttgagacagaatctcattctgttgcccaggctggagtgcagtggtgcaatcttggctcactgtaacctccatcacctgggttcaagcgattctcgtgccttcagcctcccaagtagctgggattacaggtgtgtgccaccatacctcgctaatctttttatttttagtagagacagtttcaccatgttggccaggctggtctccaactcctgacctcaggtgatccacacacctcagcctcccaaagtgctgggattacaggcatgagccactgcacccagccatgcaaATTCTTTACTGAGTCCTGCCTCAGTGGTCTCCTCTGGAAAATACAGGTGATAACTGCACCCACCTCAACTGGTTATCACTGAGAAGAATAAAGAAGTTAACCTGCTAAAGCACTTAAAACGTTGTTTGACACAAAGTAAGTgatcaataaattattattattattattattatttttgagacagggtcttgctctgttgcccagactggagtgcagtagtgtgatcacagctcactgcagcttcaacctcttgggctcaagcaattctcctgcctcagcctcctgagtagctgggactacaggcttgtgccaacATGTCtaactttttcttatttgtagagacagggtagtgctgtgttgtccaggctgttcttgaactcctggttctGGTGATCCTCCAGCATGTGCCcctggaagtgctgggattacaggtgtgagacaccgtgcctggactCAATAGTCATTTTTGAGTGCTCATCATGTTCCAGACATtgttctaagtttttttttttaatgaatattaacTCCTTATAAAACTTGAGAAGGTTGgagtaattatttttttccactttgcaGAAAAGAACATGGAGGCTCCAAGAAGTAAATTTACTTGCTCACAATTACAGCTCGGAGAGGCTGGATTCATGCTCAGTCAGCCCAGCTCCCAAATGTACCAGGTCCTCAATTAATAAAGAGTAAGGGAAAATAAATgacagggctgggtgcggtggctcacgcctgtaatcccagcactttgggtggctgaggtgggcacatcacttgaggtcaggagtttgagaccagcctgaccaacatggtgaaccccgtctctactaacaatacaaaaatcagccaggcctggtggctgacacctgtaatcccacctactctggcagagccagaatttgaacccaggactgGGTGGAATAAAAACTCTGAACTATGTCTATGACTGTTGTCACAAGATCAGAGCTAGACTGGCCAGGAGCCATGACTGTGGGTGCAGCGGCAGCTGAGCCCTGGGCTCTAACTCTGTTCACCTTTTGCAGGAGATACCTTCCCGGATGCAGATGCTGATGGAGACGGTCTGGCAGGCGAGCTGGATGAGGCCATGGGGTCCAGCGAGTGGCTGGCCCTGACCAAGTCACCCCAGGCCTTTTACAGGGGGCAACCCAGCTGGCAAGGAACCCCTGGGGCTCTTCGGGGCAGCCGAGATGTCCTGGCTGGCCTTTCCAGCAGCTGCTGCAAGTGGGGGTGTAGCAAAAGTGAAATCAGTAGCCTTTGCTAGTTTGAGGGCTGGGCAGCCGTGGGCACCAGGACCAATGCCCCAGTCCTGCCATCCACTCAACTAGTGTCTGGCTGGGTACCTGTCTTTCGAGcctcacacattcattcattcatctacaagtcacagaggccaggcactgtgggctCAGGCACAGTCTGCCGACACCACTTATCCAACCCTGCCCTTTGACCAGCCTATCATGACCCTGGCCCCTGAGCAAGCTGTGCCCCTGCCTGGTCAAGTGGGGACCCCCGATCCTGACCCCTGACCTCTCCCCAGCCCTAACCATGCGTTTGCCTGGCCTACACACTCCACTGCCACAACTGGGTCCCTACTCTACCTAGGCTGGCCACACAGAGACCCCTGCCCCCTTCCCAGTCCAAACTGTGGCCGTTGTCCCCTGACCAGCTAAAATCAAGCCTCTGTCTCAGTCCAGCCTTTGCACGCACGCTTCCTTTGCCCTGCTTTCCATACCCTCTCCCTCCAACTCCCCTGCCAGAGTTCCAAGGCTGTGGACCCCAGAGAAGGTGGCAGGTGGCCCCCCTAGGAGAGCTCTGGGCACATTCGAATCTTCCCAAACTCCAGTAATAAAAATTCCAAGACTTTggcagagagtgtgtgtgtgtgtgtatggttgtTGGGCGTAGGACAGGTTTCAGGGATGCGCGGTACGCGGTACCACCCCTCGGAGGCCCCCACCCCCAGACGCCCAGGCcgcctccccactccccctcaAGCAGCCCCAGCCGGGGACTTTCCGTCACGGGGAAGGGGCGGGGACACGGAGCGAAAGGTGCGGAGGCGGCCTGCAGGGGTGGCTCGGCTTCCCGTTGCCGCCTCGGGCGCTGTACCCAGAGCTGGGAGAGGAGCAGCGCGGCCGCGCGGGCCGGGCAAGGCTGGGCCGAACTCGGGGCTCCCGGGGGGCGCCATGCGGGGAGGCAGGGGCGCCCCTTTGTGGCCGTGGCCGGTGCCCAAGCTGGCGCTGCTGCCTCTGTTGTGGGTGCTTTTCCAGCGGACGCGTCCCCAGGGTGAGTGCTGGAGGAAGCTCGTGTCCCGGGCGCTGCCGCTGCGCTCCCCGCGAAGGCGCCAATGCTCCAGGATAAGCCACGCGTTTGCAGAGCGAACGGTAGAGGTGCAGGCGCCACTCGGCTCCTCCCGGGGCAGGGACCCGGCGACACTGGGGAATGGGCGGCAGCGAGGTCGAACCGGAGCcccggggcggggtgggggagcTCTCTGGGTGGTTAACAGGATGTGGCGAGCACAGGGAAAGGGGGGGTTGCACGGAGCCCGGGCAGGGGTGCCTAGCGCCTCCCTTCCTGCTGCTCATTTCCTTAAGCCCCCCCACCTTGCAATTGTCAGAAGTCCAAGTTCTGGGGTGTGCAGGCGGAAGGGGGGGATTCGACCCCCTTTCCTGAGACCCTCTGACTCCCTCTCCAGGCAGCGCCGGGCCACTGCAGTGCTACGGAGTTGGACCCTTGGGCGACTTGAACTGCTCGTGGGAGCCTCTTGGGGACCTGGGAGCCCCCTCCGAGTTACACCTCCAGAGCCAAAAGTAGTGAGTACAGGGAGGTGACGTGGGGAAACAGGCTTTGGAGGTGGCCGCTGAGGCCCCAGGCTGCTTTGGTTGAAAGGTTCCAGGagtcaagc from Gorilla gorilla gorilla isolate KB3781 chromosome 20, NHGRI_mGorGor1-v2.1_pri, whole genome shotgun sequence encodes:
- the RLN3 gene encoding relaxin-3 → MARYMLLLLLAVWVLTGELWPGAEARAAPYGVRLCGREFIRAVIFTCGGSRWRRSDILAHEAMGDTFPDADADGDGLAGELDEAMGSSEWLALTKSPQAFYRGQPSWQGTPGALRGSRDVLAGLSSSCCKWGCSKSEISSLC